From one Streptomyces sp. N50 genomic stretch:
- a CDS encoding acyl-CoA dehydrogenase family protein — translation MDFTPTEEQAAARELAARIFGDLATPERLTAAGTDSDPELWKALCAAGLVGAVEELGLLGLVLLLEEQGRTTAQVPFASTCVYGLLAVAAHGSPEQRERLLPGIGDGSVVVCGAFPAQGGVRASAQGELSGVVPVVPWLRDATHVLVADDRRELWLTPVTEAVRVEAVALTAPWSAGRLTLDGASAERLGAAGVHLGTQGEQSLALARPPTPSPYNDVLATARTAFAGLQAGVGAGSLARAVAHVNSREQFGRPLATRQGVQLRAADAHMDIEAIRVTAYEAAWRRDAGLPYATHALTAAWWASEAGRRVVHTGQHLHGGAGADLDHPVHRHFLWGRQLDAYLGGGAEVMQELGELIVSEEVRP, via the coding sequence ATGGACTTCACGCCCACGGAGGAGCAGGCGGCGGCCCGTGAGCTGGCCGCCCGGATCTTCGGCGACCTCGCGACACCCGAGCGGCTCACGGCGGCCGGGACGGACAGCGACCCCGAGCTGTGGAAGGCCCTGTGCGCGGCCGGACTGGTCGGCGCCGTCGAGGAGTTGGGCCTGCTCGGTCTCGTGCTGCTCCTGGAGGAACAGGGTCGGACGACGGCCCAGGTGCCCTTCGCGTCGACCTGCGTGTACGGGCTGCTGGCGGTGGCGGCCCATGGTTCACCCGAGCAGCGGGAGCGGTTGTTGCCGGGGATCGGGGACGGGTCGGTGGTGGTGTGCGGGGCGTTTCCGGCGCAGGGGGGTGTACGGGCCTCCGCGCAGGGCGAGTTGAGCGGGGTGGTTCCTGTCGTCCCCTGGCTGCGTGACGCCACGCATGTCCTGGTCGCCGACGACCGGCGTGAGTTGTGGCTGACCCCGGTCACGGAGGCCGTGCGCGTCGAGGCGGTCGCGCTGACGGCACCTTGGTCGGCGGGGCGACTGACGCTCGACGGGGCATCGGCGGAGCGGCTCGGTGCGGCGGGCGTTCACCTCGGCACCCAGGGCGAGCAGTCCCTGGCCCTGGCCCGCCCTCCAACTCCCTCCCCCTACAACGACGTTCTGGCCACCGCCCGTACCGCCTTCGCCGGGTTGCAGGCCGGGGTGGGTGCCGGTTCGCTCGCTCGGGCTGTGGCGCATGTGAACAGCCGGGAGCAGTTCGGGCGTCCGCTGGCGACGCGGCAGGGGGTTCAACTCCGGGCGGCGGACGCGCACATGGACATCGAGGCGATACGCGTGACGGCGTACGAGGCGGCCTGGCGGCGGGACGCGGGGCTGCCGTACGCCACGCACGCGCTGACCGCCGCCTGGTGGGCGTCCGAAGCGGGCCGGCGTGTCGTCCACACGGGTCAGCATCTGCACGGCGGGGCGGGGGCCGACCTGGACCATCCGGTGCACCGCCACTTCCTCTGGGGCCGGCAGTTGGACGCGTATCTGGGCGGCGGGGCCGAAGTGATGCAAGAACTGGGGGAGTTGATCGTGAGCGAGGAGGTGCGGCCATGA